From a single Lentisphaera profundi genomic region:
- a CDS encoding sulfatase, translating into MINKLLIASILLMANLHLQAESKPNIILIIADDLGLGDLGAYGSTMIKTPNIDKLAQQGWTVDVIADMNIDFIRRQQKETSPWYAITAYISPHSPWECDPKYSEPLEQKGYSKALAALYGMIEQMDEATGRIIKELEDSGEINNTVIIFSSDNGATPSCPLTGGTPMGSDDWKKRNPLGLRGEKSMVWQNALRVPFFIHWPKNIPAGERQQFGCYEDILPTILDLAGIDDSIVPNHLPLHGISLKSVLLNVQTKLPERYLLRTPVADKGSPNTWPTLLLDDPGALRYERVHNSMRGPRFVFHSLPGGKQALYDITNDAEEKNDVSTQYPELTNMLAKQCRKEWDALIASKRCFKMPSFLIGDLRYAGMTRCWAHLPPEVVPCNAAQSVSGTVTCPFSGLKGFSKKGDSASYSIDVRTAGIYEVSMKGDKLDKCGALSIQVAGTSFRPKKITSKKIIFGSVRLPKNVMDMLIIATSDGETASIQELQLDGK; encoded by the coding sequence ATGATTAATAAACTCCTTATTGCCTCCATACTACTTATGGCTAACCTTCACTTGCAAGCAGAATCAAAACCCAATATCATTTTAATTATTGCCGATGATCTTGGCCTCGGTGATCTCGGAGCCTATGGTTCGACAATGATTAAAACACCCAATATTGATAAACTGGCTCAACAGGGTTGGACCGTCGATGTTATTGCCGATATGAACATAGATTTTATTCGTCGTCAGCAAAAAGAAACAAGTCCGTGGTATGCCATCACAGCCTATATCTCACCTCACTCACCTTGGGAATGTGATCCCAAGTATTCCGAGCCACTTGAACAAAAGGGCTACTCCAAAGCTTTAGCTGCCCTCTACGGTATGATCGAGCAGATGGATGAAGCCACCGGGCGAATTATTAAAGAACTAGAAGATTCAGGCGAGATTAACAATACAGTCATCATTTTTTCCAGCGATAATGGCGCCACGCCTAGCTGTCCTCTCACAGGCGGCACACCCATGGGCTCGGATGACTGGAAGAAGCGCAATCCACTCGGACTACGAGGTGAAAAATCAATGGTTTGGCAAAATGCCCTTCGCGTCCCATTTTTTATTCATTGGCCGAAAAATATACCCGCAGGTGAACGCCAACAGTTCGGTTGTTACGAAGACATATTACCGACAATTCTCGACCTCGCGGGTATCGATGACTCGATTGTCCCAAATCATTTACCACTCCATGGCATAAGTTTAAAGTCTGTGTTATTGAATGTACAAACTAAACTTCCCGAACGCTATCTGTTGCGTACACCCGTTGCCGATAAAGGATCGCCCAACACTTGGCCCACCCTACTCCTTGATGACCCCGGGGCGCTGCGTTACGAGCGAGTTCACAACTCTATGCGTGGTCCACGTTTTGTCTTTCATAGTTTACCTGGAGGCAAGCAGGCTCTTTACGACATCACAAATGATGCCGAAGAAAAAAATGATGTTTCTACGCAGTATCCAGAATTGACAAATATGCTTGCAAAACAATGTCGTAAAGAATGGGATGCTTTAATCGCAAGCAAACGCTGCTTCAAAATGCCTTCATTCCTGATTGGCGACCTACGTTATGCCGGAATGACACGCTGCTGGGCTCACCTGCCTCCAGAAGTGGTCCCCTGCAATGCGGCCCAAAGTGTTTCCGGTACTGTTACCTGTCCGTTCTCCGGATTGAAAGGCTTCTCGAAAAAAGGTGATTCAGCAAGCTACTCAATTGACGTGCGCACAGCGGGTATATACGAAGTGTCAATGAAAGGAGATAAGCTCGACAAATGCGGCGCACTCTCTATTCAAGTAGCAGGTACAAGCTTTAGGCCTAAAAAAATAACCAGCAAGAAGATTATATTCGGCTCGGTCAGACTACCGAAGAACGTGATGGATATGCTTATCATTGCCACAAGCGATGGTGAAACGGCTTCCATCCAGGAACTTCAATTAGACGGAAAATAA
- a CDS encoding type II secretion system protein, protein MNHLPRKSSRQFTLIELLVVIAIIGILASMVLPALGKARKQAKSSICINNLKQINLGFALYMDDNKQYLPNLSSNLGGSDNWHTWWGTSGSQGMPGGIDQYVGKHSSPLVGLKTTSEIYKCDLMYSEYGDLDLGNSGTRTYSANYYLSRDTAAGAFVNNRMFHRNINEVNIPEFTALSTDGNINDTSVLAYTVNWKLPGTKGSNTIGSGVHKGSGNVNYMDGHVSWTSGVVTAQSGINGIWAFNK, encoded by the coding sequence ATGAATCACTTACCCAGAAAATCATCACGCCAGTTCACTCTCATAGAACTTCTTGTCGTAATCGCGATTATCGGCATTTTGGCATCCATGGTTCTACCCGCTTTAGGCAAAGCCAGAAAACAAGCCAAGTCGTCTATTTGCATCAATAACCTCAAACAAATTAATTTGGGTTTCGCTTTATACATGGATGATAACAAGCAGTATTTACCTAACCTAAGCAGCAATCTAGGAGGCTCCGATAACTGGCACACATGGTGGGGTACCAGTGGCAGCCAAGGTATGCCTGGTGGAATAGATCAGTATGTGGGCAAACACAGCAGCCCCCTAGTTGGCCTTAAGACCACCAGCGAAATTTACAAGTGTGATCTAATGTATTCAGAGTATGGGGACTTAGACTTGGGCAACAGCGGAACTAGAACGTACTCTGCAAATTATTATTTAAGCAGGGACACCGCTGCTGGTGCTTTTGTTAACAATAGGATGTTTCACCGAAACATAAATGAAGTAAACATACCCGAGTTCACAGCTTTAAGCACAGATGGCAATATTAATGATACCAGTGTCCTCGCGTATACAGTTAACTGGAAACTGCCTGGGACTAAAGGATCCAACACCATAGGATCAGGTGTTCACAAGGGCAGTGGAAACGTCAATTACATGGATGGTCATGTAAGTTGGACTTCTGGAGTTGTAACAGCTCAGTCGGGTATCAATGGCATCTGGGCATTCAATAAATAA
- a CDS encoding cellulase family glycosylhydrolase: protein MKLFTYLFISTALLNISLLANQNLGLYLPQKSNTKLTSFYKDGIPFKAMGINYFDAFQRKLGGEGKKVKLKDYSYVEGFKTLNKYKIPFIRFCAGGFFPNEWDSYINNKTAYFKAFDQFIKDAEEHNIGLIPTLFWHFPTVPDIVKEPINQWGNPDSKTIAFMKQYTQELISRYKDSPAILAWEFGNEWIHEADLPQADLGRGWIVPHLGTAKTRTMKDKMYRKNIYVAYETFAEIAKKIDPTRPVFSGDSIPRPAAYHNRSEASWKIDSIEEWSKIFTLDNSKMSALSAHLYYYDVNEVERDVGYIKYDPAEQLALMMDISRKVGKPLWIGEFGQNGTPKSLQEEKRQFDYLLNLIIKEDVPLSALWNFDYKHEDQTAWNISEQNHRAYMLKAIQQANKRLNHE, encoded by the coding sequence GTGAAGTTATTTACTTATTTATTTATTAGTACAGCGCTTTTGAACATAAGCTTATTAGCTAATCAAAACCTAGGGCTTTATCTACCTCAAAAGAGTAACACCAAGCTAACTAGCTTCTACAAAGATGGAATTCCTTTTAAAGCAATGGGCATCAATTATTTCGATGCATTTCAAAGGAAGCTGGGCGGAGAGGGAAAAAAGGTCAAGCTAAAAGATTATTCCTATGTGGAAGGCTTTAAAACACTTAATAAATATAAGATCCCCTTTATAAGGTTTTGTGCCGGAGGATTTTTTCCCAATGAGTGGGATTCATACATCAACAACAAAACTGCCTATTTCAAAGCTTTTGATCAGTTTATCAAAGATGCTGAAGAACACAACATAGGCCTGATTCCAACCCTTTTTTGGCATTTCCCCACGGTACCCGATATTGTCAAAGAACCCATTAACCAATGGGGTAATCCAGATAGTAAAACAATCGCTTTCATGAAGCAGTACACACAAGAGCTCATTAGTCGCTATAAAGATTCACCGGCAATCCTAGCATGGGAATTTGGCAACGAATGGATTCACGAAGCCGACTTACCACAAGCCGATTTAGGCCGCGGCTGGATAGTGCCACACTTGGGGACAGCAAAAACGAGGACGATGAAAGATAAAATGTATCGTAAGAATATTTATGTAGCCTATGAGACCTTTGCGGAAATTGCCAAAAAAATCGATCCCACTCGTCCGGTCTTCAGCGGTGATAGCATCCCCCGCCCTGCGGCTTACCACAATCGCAGTGAAGCGAGTTGGAAAATAGATTCCATTGAAGAATGGAGCAAAATCTTCACCCTGGACAATTCAAAAATGTCCGCCTTATCGGCTCATCTTTATTACTATGATGTTAACGAAGTAGAACGTGATGTGGGCTACATCAAATACGATCCCGCTGAACAGCTAGCTTTGATGATGGATATTTCTAGAAAAGTAGGTAAACCTCTTTGGATAGGTGAATTTGGCCAAAACGGAACGCCAAAAAGTCTGCAGGAAGAAAAGCGCCAATTTGATTACTTATTAAATCTTATTATCAAAGAAGATGTACCCCTCTCTGCTCTATGGAATTTTGATTACAAGCACGAAGATCAAACTGCCTGGAACATCAGCGAGCAAAACCATCGTGCTTATATGCTCAAAGCTATTCAACAAGCAAATAAAAGACTGAATCATGAGTGA
- a CDS encoding MFS transporter, with the protein MSDEKLPVKTKSTWALGSIADVYMSNALNYLAFPIYNMGLGVDPRLLGWALGLPRIWDAISDPLMGNISDNTRSRWGRRRPYIFVGAILCSIIFALIWSPPTGWSPTHIGYYFIGMAFLYYTAYTVFMVPWGALGLELTKNYNERTNVQAYRTVFQALGGLGLGAMWWLSQRWGNGNDIEGVRYVGLAFGALILVCGIIPAFFCREDLAIEEQEKIKFWPAIKATFSNKIFLLLISITICVMLGIFMVNSFAIYINTYYVFGGDKEGVAKLNMYANFAFQGAGIALVPLITYLSKKIGKKTTLIGGLLMVVVAYGSSWFLYTPKNPWLQIISLALAAPGLSCMWTLASSMLADICDLDELKTGRRREGMFGASYSWACKAGISLTMILSGYMLQWSGFDAAVESQPESVITNMRILYMVVPMFFVGLAAFLLMFYPLSEDKINEIQKQLNDQSHD; encoded by the coding sequence ATGAGTGATGAAAAATTACCAGTAAAAACCAAGTCAACTTGGGCACTAGGTTCCATAGCCGACGTCTACATGTCAAATGCACTCAATTACCTGGCCTTCCCTATCTATAATATGGGCTTAGGAGTTGATCCGCGACTACTAGGCTGGGCACTGGGATTACCTCGTATATGGGATGCGATTTCCGATCCCCTTATGGGTAATATCTCCGATAACACGAGAAGCCGCTGGGGAAGACGACGTCCCTACATTTTTGTGGGAGCTATACTGTGCTCCATCATTTTCGCCCTCATTTGGTCACCACCAACGGGATGGAGTCCCACCCATATCGGTTACTACTTCATAGGAATGGCTTTTTTGTACTACACTGCCTATACAGTATTTATGGTTCCCTGGGGGGCTCTTGGACTAGAATTAACCAAAAATTATAACGAACGTACCAACGTCCAGGCCTATCGAACAGTCTTTCAGGCATTGGGCGGATTAGGGCTAGGCGCCATGTGGTGGTTATCTCAGCGATGGGGCAATGGTAATGATATCGAGGGTGTACGTTATGTGGGCCTGGCTTTCGGTGCCTTAATTTTAGTTTGTGGTATTATTCCCGCTTTTTTCTGTCGGGAAGATCTCGCTATTGAAGAACAAGAGAAAATCAAATTCTGGCCCGCCATCAAAGCTACTTTTAGTAATAAAATATTCCTTCTCCTCATCAGTATTACTATTTGTGTCATGTTAGGTATCTTCATGGTCAATAGCTTTGCTATTTACATCAATACTTACTACGTCTTTGGAGGTGACAAAGAAGGTGTGGCCAAACTCAACATGTACGCCAACTTCGCCTTCCAAGGTGCGGGTATTGCCTTAGTTCCACTCATCACTTATCTCTCAAAAAAGATTGGTAAAAAAACAACTTTGATTGGTGGACTACTGATGGTGGTGGTCGCTTATGGCAGTAGTTGGTTTTTGTACACTCCAAAGAATCCATGGCTACAAATCATCTCTTTAGCTTTAGCCGCTCCCGGCTTATCATGCATGTGGACTCTCGCGTCCTCGATGCTGGCTGATATCTGTGATTTGGATGAACTCAAGACGGGTCGCCGTCGCGAAGGTATGTTTGGTGCCTCTTATAGCTGGGCCTGCAAAGCGGGCATTTCCCTAACCATGATTCTCAGTGGCTACATGCTGCAATGGTCAGGCTTCGATGCCGCGGTAGAAAGCCAACCCGAATCAGTGATCACTAATATGCGTATTCTTTATATGGTCGTACCTATGTTTTTTGTCGGCCTCGCAGCTTTCCTCCTCATGTTTTACCCCCTTTCAGAAGATAAAATCAACGAAATCCAAAAACAGTTGAATGACCAAAGTCATGATTAA